agttatttttgttcttttctcaaAGCGCTTACTTTACAAGTTGCAATAGAAAACATTTTAGTGGCTTATTTCGTTGCAATAATCTCAGCCACAGATCTCAGTGGAGCAATTAGCATCAGTATGAATTcaatgactgaaaaaaaagaacaaaacaaaacagcagccCATCATGAACAAACACTTTCCATTCTCTCTTATACATACACAAAGAAAAACGTATTCTAGTTTCATGATAAGATGACACACTGCTAAAATTTTTGCATCTGCATGACTAAATTTGGACAGAGCTGCAGTGGTTGTGGGGATGAATGAAACGGCACATttactttctgtttctgttttttggggggatgAAAAAATCAATAGAAAAATGCTCGAGTAGACTTCTATTTTGGTTAATATTCATATGGTATAAATGAAAAAggttaaaatggataaaaatgacttgGGTTTACATTGCATTTTAGAGAATGTAACAACCTCATTACCAAAGCCACCTTGTTTCCTTAAGGAAAAAGTTATCACACCTTCTTACAGAATTCAGTTATAGCCCTAATCCAGCACAAGTTCACCAGATAATCAGTTTACTCGATGATCCGGATCGGCTCAGCTGGATTAGGCTTGGAACAGAATTTAGTAAGAAGGAAGATCTCCATGtactggatttgatttgtactGCTGTACACTTGCAAATCTAAGCATTAAAATCATGTTCTTAGGTGTAACGGAAGTATTAAACCAATAATGCACTAATTTAACaagtacaaaaacacacacacagcgctttaGTCTCATCAGCATTGTACATGGGCACCTGTAAATGATCATTTAACAATATGCTGTAAAAAGCAGAGACATGATTCCAACAGAAGACCAGGAGGTTTGACTCCAACATATTCGGCACCAATGATCATGTGggctaaatatatatttttttaaggtCAGCATGTCAGTGATTGAGAACTAAGGGCctaggaataaaataaagaaaagaaaaaaaaaaaaaaaagtcacttatTCGTCTTTAAACTGGGGTAATAACTTCTGTTTAACGTGTGAAGAAAATGGCATGTACATAAAAGTTAATAAGtaattatttatctgtctgACATAACTGTGCTATTTTATCTAGGAGATAAATATCACAGTGTTATAACATTTGTTCTTGGTCCCACAGCAACAGTTGAGCCTCCTGTATATGTGCAAGCAAAAGCACGCTATAcagatatatttacaccacatcGGTGACCctatattacatacatacaaaacTAAGATTTCAGCTTCGACGACTTGGACAGAGGAAGTGAAACAGATAGTTTTCTTGAATAATAAATTTGTCACATAGTCCAGTCCAGAAGATGCATAGTCTTCAACAAACTGGCCTGCAAAGTGGCACGCTTTTCACTTAAGAGCATAACTGAATTTTCACACAGCATACAGTTGTGCATTATACGTCAGTCTCTATAAGGGGCGAGGTTTGCTTTGCAGTATGAGAGGATTTCCCATCATAGAGCATCATTACATAATCATATGAACGTCTCATATCTGAGCCTGCAAGATGCATAAGTAACTGagggccaaaaaaaaaaaagtaaactcctccaatgtacatttaaaataaagacgATTTCAAGAAAACTGTGATTCAATGTTTAACATACAACAATAATCAAAAAGGGTAATTGTGGTGGCACTGATAGTTTGTTGAATTTGACAGGACAATCTTGCGACATTTGTTCAGACTGCTCGTACATGTGAATGACCCCGAAGCACAAGGATGGAGTTAAACTTAAACTACCAACAAACTCAATAGACACTATGTGATGATACTCAATAGAATAATATAATAGAACGTTTAAAAAGTATCTGGACAAACAGCCTTGAGGTTTGGCCCTTggcactgttaaaaaaaaaaaaaaaggggggggggtataAAACCCACATAAAAACTCAATTCTGAAGTAACAGCCTTGTATACGCGACATCATCTGTATACAGATCGTTCTTCCAGACTCAGCCTCCCTATGATTGTACacataatgaaatgaaagctAACCACCATTTCAAGATTACTCTGAAATCTGAGACATGACCATGACCACAATTGACCATATTTGTCATTTCAGTACAGCGTTCATAAACAGAggcttaaaaagaaataaaagtagCTGTAATATGCACAATGATGTACACTTTTAGTTCCAGGTCTATGTAGTGTAACACGAGATATAAATTACATTTGAAGTACATACTCTGTGTCCATGGCGCTGTTTGTGACTGGAATGCAGAGAGCAAAACCTAACCACTTGTCCATTTTCTCATACGAGTCCTCCGCACAAGACATAGGTCAACGTCTGATCTAGTGCTCTTACACGGCTCCTTACACAGAGCGTAATGCGGCAGACTGTTAACGTACACGCGCTAAATCCACGCTTGTCCATGTCTTTTCAAAACAAATGAGTGAAGTATGTACTTCAGTCTCTGCTATTAGAGGAGAACGTTATTCCAGAGATCAGACTGAGATAGAACTTGATTTAGATTGTAACAGGATTGTAAATCTTCCATCCTTCAAGCTTGCAGATTTTCAATGGTCCTCTGTTGTTGTGCACCGCCAACAGAGGAGAAGAACATGCATGCATACACCCACAATGGTTTTTACCTTTCCCTCTCAAGATTGATGAGACTGATACGGAGGGATTGTCATCCATAAGGTGTTTCATAGCTGCAGACAGCGATGGTTAAAAGGATAGAAGACTGAAGGTAAGTGCACTGTTTAGTTTACGACATTATGTTAACAAATGGAAAACGCTGCAACATATAGGACAAAATTTAAAGTATTGTAGAGCACCTCAAAGCTAAAGCCTATTGCACATTTCAGAATGTAATACAAAAATGAGGGATACatgtatatattacatacaACAAATGCTTGAATGTACTATGCATAAAACAACAGATGCTATTGCAGTCAAAAGCTTCTTACAGACCACTGCAATTTCTATGAACTTTTATATGGACTAGATTTCATTTATGTCCATACAAGCGGTCTAGAATGATTGTTAAATCAACGAattgtcattttctttttcttccaatTTTTTTAAGACCAGATTTAAACAAGGTCCAAGAAATCAGACATAACTATGTGATTAAGATCATGattatacaaaaacaaaagtgcaaCAAATACGAGAAAGTGATGAACAAACAACCAGACACAGGATCATACTTTGATTTACAacaggaaaacaaaaataatggaAGCATTTTAAGCCAATGATGCTGCATAGCTGGGTTCGGTTTAAAgcaattacttaaaaaaaacaacaacaaaaaaaaaaaaaggtcagagaaatTCAAGAAATACCACGATGTTAAGTGCTTGCAAATCGTAACTTAGAAAACTGTTTTCTCTTCCTCCTATAGCATGCTGCCAAACCCTCCAGTATCAATAAGCTGCTTGTGGCCGTTTCTCAGCACGGTAAAAGTTTATAGGCAGGTCATGCCAGGTGGGTCTGAGGAGAGGGTTGCTGTGGCAGTTCCCCCTCCAACCAGGAACACGGCAGTGCTGGATTTAGAGCGAGTAGCGCCTGCTGCACCTTGCTCACCACCTGCTCCGTTGTTGTTGACCTCTCCATCCAAATTATCTGTCGAGATGACCCATGTGGAGGGGCGCCACCGCTTCAACGAGTAAGGCGTCTTCACGCGTCTCTTTATCTTCTCAGCCGATGCAGCTTTTCCCTCCTGAGAGGAGCTCTCAcctgtaggagagagagagagagagagagagagagataaaagggAAGTTAGCTAACTATATATAAAAGCAAGTCAATTACATATTGCACAACAGTAAACAGCAGCATTGTGTTAAAGGTCTATGGTTACAAtactaatttattttaaaagaatctAAATGTTCATGTGACCTATTGAAGTTAGGGATGATGAACATTATTTGAGCAGTCATGTAatctaaaatgaaacaaatccaAGAGTAGAATAGAACAAAACAGATAAACAGCCCAGTTAGAGTACCAACATAAATAATATCCATAATATTGTATTAATAGTGCCAGCTAAATCACTCCAAATGTATCGCTTCTGGTCAAGCCTTTTACTAATTAGGTTTTGTTCAGCCATCATGTGAGAAATCACACGTCTGCATCACGCTTAATGGATCGCACTGGCGTCAAAATAGTAATCAAGGTTGTGGATTGTGTCCTGACTGCAGGCAGCTTTCTGTCACCATGCTATCTGCGTGAAACTATGTTCTGATTGCAGGGAGTGGGTATTCCTTCCTGTGTTAAATTGGAAAGCACAAAACaagcataaaaaaaacccaaaaaacacacagccaaaatTGGTCACTCCATGTTGGTTTGATTCTGATGGAAAAGGTGGTTGAAGATTTCTACtggttgacttttttttttaatgatttctaTGGGAGTTCCACTCACTACTAAACAATACTCTAGAAGAAGTGGCAGCATCTCTAATGTGTATAAACCACAGCTATCTTTGGTTCAAATCTTTCGTATAAGCTTCCTGCACCATACAAGTGTTTAGGTATTATTGTATGGCACTCCCATCTCCCTATACACATCGTACATTACCGCTGTTTACAACTGCAACAGAATGTTTTCGAAATCCTTATCAGCCCAGAAAAGCTCCCCTCCCTTTCCACTTCAGGCAAACAAGAGCAAAAAAAGAGCAAAGAGGAATAGAGAAAGATAGATCAGCTTTCTCTTGTTGAATAAAGTGCTAGTAATAATTGGCCAGTTAGAGGAGGACACTCAGTGCAAAAACACACAGGGGACTATCTGTAGAGGATGTTGTTTATGGGCATGCTGGCACGCACACTAGGTAAGAAATGTAAAGACACAGCACAAGTGAGGGACAGAAAAGAGAATAAATAGCAGTGAGAGAAAGGGATGAGAAGGAACAGGACATAAATGAGAAATATCTGCTGCAAGCAGTCCACAGAGATTTGGAATACTGGCTTGGGGATGTGGCAAAGAGGGTAAAATGATGCaccataataaaaataatgacacCTCATTCATTCAGCAGGACAGATTTGTTTTCCTTGAATAGGCAAGTGTACCATTTTAGATTGTGATTATCCAATCAGAAAGTTGGGTTTATCCAATCAGATAATCTACTGAAGCAGACACTGTCTGGCTCCAGTGGAAAGACAATTCAAGAACTTCAACTAGTCttcaaacagaagaaaaaatggtTGTACATCAATTATTAAAGATTCATTCACTTGCATTTGAAAGATTGATGTTAGACATATGGAAATTATTTTCCAAATACAACTCTACCTCTAAGGctccagataaaaaaaaaaaaaaagcctgaagTGGATGATAATGTACCAGCAGCCTAAAAGACAAAAGATGAATGCTTAACAGTAAAGGTGAACTATTGTTCATCATAGTGATGTCAAagtattaatgttaaataaactacTCTTGTTAATCATGtcagtatttgttgtgtgtcagtggctGGATTAGCTAGGATAGCTGGAATGCTCTCTCGGTTCTTCTACTGATTATGCCTtccattatttataaataagacACAACAGGGTTTGCTGcttcagaaaaataatcaacaccacAGTGGTATAGTGAGGCTGCTTAATGCAATGTGAAAGTAATGTTACCACCATGAAGTATAAAAACACTTATCTCGACACTTCTTCCACAATTTCCCAACGATTACTTCCCAATTTTTTGTACAGTCGTTCAGCTACAGTCGTTCtctcaccagtctctctttttcagTTCATGAACCAAAAAATGCAGCTCAAAGTGCTCTGGGCCTCACATCTTTCCAGCCACAGAAACAGCTTAATGTCATCAATGTGGCTTCTTCTCCCATAAATGTTAAACTAGTGGCATGTAGCCACATATATTCAGAAAATGCATGCAAGGCAACCAGGGACAGAGAACAGCTggtaaaatgtgaaaataaggGGCAATAGGAAAGAGCTTCACCTGACACAGAAAAGTCGTGTGCAGTGGTGGACAAATCCAAGGAGTTGGGTCTCTCTGGTCTCCTGGGCTTGTCCTGCCTCAGTGGGACTTCCGCCTTCACTTGCAGCAATTGTAGCTCTGGTGAAGCAGGTCCTGCAGGCATTGCACTTGTTGTGCCTGGTGCAGTGGAAACTGCAGCGTggatgttgctgttgttgttgttgttggagtTTGTGCGGCCTGTGTGGTCTCTGCGCAGCAGGGGCTCGTGCTCATCAGGACTGGAGTTGATGCTGATGTTCAACCTGATGTCATCCCCGCTTAGCTGGCTCTGGAGCAAAGGCAGGCCACCTCCCTCACCCTGTGGCCCAGCTGGGTTTGTGTTACCAAAGGTGCTGCTGGAACTACCAGTAGTGCCTGCATATCCATTATGCAAGAGCACCCCAGCTCCGCTTCTCACTCCTGGCCCATTATTAGTTAGCATGACTGGATGAGGCTCTGCTGCTGCCACCACATTCATCTTGGCCACACCCGTTTCCACCTGCTTCAGGTTGGACTTGTGTCTGCCAAACTTGAGCCGGGAGGATGAAGACTCCTTGCTAGGATTTTTGGAGCCAAGAGCCAGGCTGGTGGGCCTCTTGGGGAGATTCTGTTGTTTTGGAAGAGGAAACATAGTGGGTGGGGCATCAAGTGTTGCACCACTACCTGCTCCAAATTCAGCCTGATGCCCGCCTCCGGCCCCTGCACTCACCTCGGCTGCTAACTTTATAAACGGGTAGAGAAGGCTGGAGCTGCCTGTGCTGAGTGGGTCTGGAGCACTGAATTGCTTTTGAGAATGCTCCATCAAGTTCTCATCAGAGCTCTCCTTCAGGTTCTTGTCGACCTCCTTGGGGTCCAGCTTAGTGGTCTCCAGGTCTTCCTGGGTGAGTTGCAGGCAGACAGGCATACTTGGACCTGCTCCAGCCTCCTCAGATGGGACTGATTCTGAGATGGTGGACATGACCGTACTGGGAGTGAGGCctgctgtggtggtggtggtgcttgTGGATAGACTGGCTCCGCTGGTCTCAGGGCTTGGGAGACGTGCCTGTGCTTGGGCCTGCTGTCTCTCATAATTTATGGAGTTCCTGTTCTTTTCTCCTGTGCCTCCTGTGCCAGGGCCACTCAAACCAATGCCACTCACTGAGGATGTGCCTGAGGTGGACATATCTCCAGGAAGGTTCTTTACCATGCCATCATGGTCCTCAATgtatgaggaggaggagtagtcTGGGTAGGGACCCATCTTTGGAACTCTGCGACTGTGAGTGAGGTTTCTACAATAAGACAAGACACAACAGTTAAAACGGTAGAGATCACGTATATTTTGAAGTTCAAATTCCACACATTTTTACACCAATTGAGACTAATTTTAGATCTAATTCATCTACAGAAAAATGGACACCACAACTAGATAATACTCTCAGAAACTTGCTAGTGTGAAGTCACAAAACGCTCAGATGACTGCATGTATTAGCAGACCTTTCATTCTGTAGGGCTGTGCTCATTGGGTTGACAGTGGGGCTGACTGACTTGTTCCTGTCCCAGATAAGGAGCAGCTCTGCCATGCGTTCCTCTGCACACTGGGCCGTTAAACGAGCCTCTGCATCCTGATCCCAACAGTCCTCCATCGTTTCCTTCAGTGAACGAACCGCCTAATAAGAGACACGGGGAGAAAAAGAGATTAAAATTGTATACAATCATCCGCTGTGAAACAGCCTCCCACTTCAGTAAAATTAATGTGACTCTAGAATGTACACAAGATCACTCTAATCCTCGGCATTCTTCTGTACTTGCAGTTTTTATGATTACCTGCAGCTCTGCTACAAATACTCATCTGAGAGTGTTCTAAACTCTGGGACTGAAAGAAATCGATGCACATGCTGAGTTGCTATGATGATCTGAGGCACACTAGGGTGCCAGAAGTGTGcttatttctcttacacaaACTGAACAGATTACACATGTATGCTCACCAGACTATTCTCTTTCCAAGCTTCAGGAAACTTTGGCCTCTGTTTCTCTCGAGAAACCAGAACCTGCATGTCCTCGAAGGAAGGGTGGTTTCCCACCTCTGCCTGAAAAGCCATCTGGTACTCCGGTACAGTCTCCCCTGGaaacagtcacacaaacacacccattgTAAAATATTCTGAAACTAAAAGTGACAAGGTCAATGTGTGTCGATAGTCCAAGTTCAGCTCATGAATATAGAGGATTAATTAGGCACTGACTTGAATCCACCATGGAATGTGCAACACTGTATAAGGCAGCAGTTTGCCAAGGCCAAAACCTTAAAAAGCCTTACATaggaggttaaaaaaaaaaaaatcccatcaaAGTATTTCAGTGGACTAAATCAACTCGAGTTTTCTGAACAAATGGCCAGTTTGGATTCTGTAGTAGATCTCTTGTGcatttgtgtaaattatttatttattttttaaagaagcaTTTCCTAAACTTTCATTTCACCTCTGTGATATGATTAGCAAACTGATGACATGGATCATTCtatttaaaggggaaaaaaacatgacgACGAAAACACAGTTAAAAGATCCAGAAGGCCGTGATTATTCTCCCAGTGACCGTCCATACCACTAAACAAAACTGGGAACATGCAGCACCACTATAAACCAAAATCACCTCACATTGTTTCACCTGTATCCATAAATGATTAGCTAAATATAGCATACTATATAAAAACTCCTAAAGTATTTCGGATCATGCTGCAATCATTTTGCTTAGCCAAAATAATGCACACTGTATAGGCTGCTAGATCTCACCTGGGAAAAGGTCTGTACAGCGCATGAAGGTCTCCCAGTATATCAAGCCAATGGCATACATATCCACCTGCTTTAGAGCAGACTCACAGTCCCTCAGGTTCACTGCTCCTTCCAGCACCTCTGGGGCCATGTAGCGGATCGTACCCACCTACAGAGGGGCACAACACTGGTTTGAGAAAGGAGATGGCAGCATATTTGCATAGTACACCTCAGAACGAGCTTTAAACTGACAAAACCATAATAGACAATAACGCATACCTCACTGATAGCAGCGTTCTCCTCCTCTCCAGGTCGAACAAGACGGTTTCCTGTCAGCTTCATGGACAAACCGAAATCACTGATCACACATGTGCCGTCATTCTTGACCAGAACGTTTCTGCTGTTCAGGTCCCGGTGTGAAACTGCAGGTTTATATGAATCTGAGACAGGGAGGGAATTGTTttctttagttttattttctgttatagTGGATGGAAGTTTTGTGTCTCCATTAAGGATGCAATACATCTTTGTATCAGATTAAACATAGTAAGAGTTACTATGAAAAGTAAATCATAGGAATCATTATAATGTTCGTGAGGAGAACgtgcacacagggcagaggtagGAATCAAACCCCTTATCCcagatgtgcaaaaaaaaaacccttcataATAATTATACACGTGCACTACATATGGTATAAAATAGTGCCAATCTACAACTTACAAGCCCAAAAGAAAACCAGTTGAAATTCAGCCACAGGAAAAGTTGATCAGAATCAGATAATGCCCACATAAAGCAAGTTAAGCAACCCAGGGtcatttgtaaaagaaaaatctatAAAGAAAAGCTAATGTGTGAAATGTAATCCAGAAAACTGTAAAAATCACAGTAAAGTTTTCATTTCTTGCTCCTTGCAAAACATCATTACTTAAATTGCTTAGGAACCGTTTTTACGCAAAGGTTACCAAGCATTTTTGAGAAACGAGTTCGTACTTTTCACTGCTGTAATACAACAGAAATTCCATTAGCATCAGAAAATGCACAGTGTACAGACAGCCACCAGGTGGCACTGCAGCAGTTGATATAATGACAGTGAATGCCCATGCTCCCCTACTGTGTGTCTGAACTTCAGGCTCTAATGAAGTCAAAgctgagggagggagagatagggagggggagggaaggagggagggagagagagagagagagagagagagagagagagagagagagagagagagagagagagagagagagagtgtgtgtgtgtcagtcagcaCGGAGCTGTGCCAGACGGAGACCCAGTAAGCAAGGCATCCTGCTGCAGCTCTCTGGCAAACTGCCATTACCAGGGCAACTACaggagcaaaacacacaaattagcCCTATCTTATCTGTACTGCTCCTGCTGTTGGCCCTTTAAAGACCAGGTGACTGCAAAGCTGTTAAAAATTTCGCAGACACCCCACTCTCaccatttctcttttttccttagTCCTAATAAACAACACAGCTGACATGTAATGCCTGTCTGAATATAATTTTCCCTGCTCCATGGTATGCGCTACTACTGGGGACTTGACAAGAAGACCACTGTTCTTTCAAATAAAATGACGCAGCATTGAAAAAAAAGGTGACCTAATGCCTGAATCACAtttcaaagggaaaaaaaaacccaaaacaaaactcTGTGACCTAGATGTGCAAATCAGATCGTCCCTGGGGTGGCTTCAAACAGCCAGCCCATGGGCGGATTTGCATTGCTTTTTTAATCCAGTGTGGTTAGAAGCATGTAACAACCACAGAAAACAGGGTGGACTCCACTTATATACCCTGCTTACTCTATACAAATCCCACTAAAGATTACAGAGAGCTTACTTGGCCACATATAGCAGATgagaacaaaacaaatccagGCATAAAGTTACTCGTTATTTGAGAGGGAAATAAGGAGTTGTTGcagttaaataaatcataaattaaATCGTTTGATTCTGTACCAAACACATGCATGCAATATATTTGTGCAGTTTGCTTTCATGAAACATGAGCAAAGACAGATGGCCACTGAGTCCTATTCAAAATTCATATCAGCACTTTCAACCTTCTTAGTcaccaaaatgtaaaaaattaatgTGTAAATTTTGAAAGGGAAAGAACCATTTGAGataatgtttgtgtatgtatgtgtacagaAGCTGAAGGTGACCCTGACCTCCTCTTAGCAGCTCGGTGTGTAGGTAGGC
This DNA window, taken from Hemibagrus wyckioides isolate EC202008001 linkage group LG06, SWU_Hwy_1.0, whole genome shotgun sequence, encodes the following:
- the bmpr2b gene encoding bone morphogenetic protein receptor type-2, whose product is MSAGGRVSLLTLGLYAVLLLSPVAAAQSEERECAFTDQHQQFDEQSVAGDWHVSRENNTILCSKSSRCYGLWEKTHDGDIRLVKQGCWTYIGDQQDCHDDRCVVTNTPSQIQNGTYRFCCCSTNMCNVNFTENWVPSPTSATIQDPRPVHRDDAIFITLASVSVIAVLIVAVIFGYRMLTGDRKQGLHNMDMMEAAASEPSVDLDSLKLLELIGRGRYGSVYKGSLDERPVAVKVFSYTNRQNFVNERAIYRIPLLEHDNIARFIVGDERLTTDSRMEYLLVMEYYPHGSLCRYLSLNALDWMSCCRLAHSVTRGLAYLHTELLRGDSYKPAVSHRDLNSRNVLVKNDGTCVISDFGLSMKLTGNRLVRPGEEENAAISEVGTIRYMAPEVLEGAVNLRDCESALKQVDMYAIGLIYWETFMRCTDLFPGETVPEYQMAFQAEVGNHPSFEDMQVLVSREKQRPKFPEAWKENSLAVRSLKETMEDCWDQDAEARLTAQCAEERMAELLLIWDRNKSVSPTVNPMSTALQNERNLTHSRRVPKMGPYPDYSSSSYIEDHDGMVKNLPGDMSTSGTSSVSGIGLSGPGTGGTGEKNRNSINYERQQAQAQARLPSPETSGASLSTSTTTTTAGLTPSTVMSTISESVPSEEAGAGPSMPVCLQLTQEDLETTKLDPKEVDKNLKESSDENLMEHSQKQFSAPDPLSTGSSSLLYPFIKLAAEVSAGAGGGHQAEFGAGSGATLDAPPTMFPLPKQQNLPKRPTSLALGSKNPSKESSSSRLKFGRHKSNLKQVETGVAKMNVVAAAEPHPVMLTNNGPGVRSGAGVLLHNGYAGTTGSSSSTFGNTNPAGPQGEGGGLPLLQSQLSGDDIRLNISINSSPDEHEPLLRRDHTGRTNSNNNNNSNIHAAVSTAPGTTSAMPAGPASPELQLLQVKAEVPLRQDKPRRPERPNSLDLSTTAHDFSVSGESSSQEGKAASAEKIKRRVKTPYSLKRWRPSTWVISTDNLDGEVNNNGAGGEQGAAGATRSKSSTAVFLVGGGTATATLSSDPPGMTCL